ATAGTTGCAGCATTTTTACTCATTTGCTGAGCATTGACGGTATCTGTAGCATCTTTGTTTGTTGAACATGAGCTTATAGCTAGTCCTAATAATGAGCATGACATAATTGCTACTATTTTCTTTAACTTCATCTTTTCTCCTTAATTACCTTTGTATATCATCTTTTGAGATATTAAAAAAATCAAAAAGCTCTTTATCTAACATCTGTGATGGAGAAATATTTGATAGAGCTTTAAATATTACATTTTTTCTTTCAGGATTGTTGTGTTCCCATCTATTAAGCATATCTTTTATAAACACTCTTTGCAAATTATCTTGTGATCCACATAGATTACAAGGTATTATTGGAAACTCTTTTAATTGAGAATATTCTAAGGTTTCTTTTTCGCTTACAAAAGCAAGAGGGCGGATTACAATATTGCGTTTATCATCACTAAGTAGTTTAGCGGGCATAGCTTTAATTGAACCATTATAGAAAAGATTCAAAAAGAATGTCTCGATAATATCATCACGATGATGTCCTAAAGCTATTTTAGTTACATCATTCTCTTCGGCAAAATCATATAATATGCCACGACGCAAACGCGAGCATAAACCACAGGTAGTTTTTCCTTCAGAAATTACACGTTTGACGACGCTATAAGTATCACGTTCAATAATATGAAATTCTATGTTCTTATTTTTTAAATAGCTAGGTAATACTTCCTCAGGAAAGCCTGGCTGTTTCTGATCTAGATTTACTGCAATGATATCAAAGCTTATCGGCGCCTTTTTTTGGAGTAACAATAATATCTCAAGCAGACAATAAGAATCTTTGCCTCCAGATAAACATACCATAATTTTATCGCCATCTTCAATCATGTTGTATTTATTGATTGCTTGAGCAGTTTTTCTTAGTATCTGCCTTTCAAGTTTCTTTAAATTTTGTTTATTAGTATCAGTCATTTTC
This Francisella opportunistica DNA region includes the following protein-coding sequences:
- the ttcA gene encoding tRNA 2-thiocytidine(32) synthetase TtcA — encoded protein: MTDTNKQNLKKLERQILRKTAQAINKYNMIEDGDKIMVCLSGGKDSYCLLEILLLLQKKAPISFDIIAVNLDQKQPGFPEEVLPSYLKNKNIEFHIIERDTYSVVKRVISEGKTTCGLCSRLRRGILYDFAEENDVTKIALGHHRDDIIETFFLNLFYNGSIKAMPAKLLSDDKRNIVIRPLAFVSEKETLEYSQLKEFPIIPCNLCGSQDNLQRVFIKDMLNRWEHNNPERKNVIFKALSNISPSQMLDKELFDFFNISKDDIQR